The genomic segment TGTTCTCAATGTGGGGAAGAATACTTAAATGGTGAAACACTTGAACGAATTGAAGAAATTATTCAAAAAGTTAAAGGTATGCTGACTGAAATTGCAGTTGTTGACTACAAGCAAACAGCTTAGAGAGAACCGTTTTATTTTAATCGCTAAAGGGGTGATCCCAATTGAATTACGAACAATTACTGACTGCTGCCGATCAAGAAGGGTTACTTGTTAAAGAACAACCTCTTACTGAACATGATGGCCTGATCCGCGGCAGTCACATAGCAATCCGAAAGGATATAGAAACACAAGCAGAAAAATCCTGTGTGCTTGCCGAAGAAATCGGGCATTATCGCACCAGCTCCGGAAACATTTTAGACCAGAATAAGGTAGAAAGCCGAAAGCAGGAATATCGAGCTCGGCTTTATGGGTATAATCTAAAGATTGGACTTACCGGTCTGATCAGCGCTTATGAAGCAGGATGTGGGAATCTTTATGAGATGGCTGAATATCTGAACGCTACGGAAGAATATTTAAAAGAGGCTATACAGTGTTATCATTCTAAATACGGTGTATACGCTGTTGTTGATAATTATGTTATTTATTTTGAACCATTTGCGGTGATACATATGATTTCATCAGCAGATTAAAGAACGGAGCTGTTATTACCAGATTCGCTATTGGAAGAATATAGAGATTTTACTATTGAACAGATGTCTAGAATGACTGGATATCACCAAAAGCTCATAGAACTGCGAATGAGTTCTTGAATACAGGAGGTTTTTCACATGAAAAAGACATTATTAAAATATTTTACAGTTGCCCTAATTACAATCAGCACCATATCTATGCCGCTAACTGTTAAAGCAGCTCAAAAAAGTAACATTTC from the Blautia wexlerae DSM 19850 genome contains:
- a CDS encoding type II toxin-antitoxin system MqsA family antitoxin; amino-acid sequence: MTCFYCKGNIESSTTTYMTDYQGCYIIIKNVPCEKCSQCGEEYLNGETLERIEEIIQKVKGMLTEIAVVDYKQTA